The following coding sequences lie in one Dunckerocampus dactyliophorus isolate RoL2022-P2 chromosome 4, RoL_Ddac_1.1, whole genome shotgun sequence genomic window:
- the slc39a14 gene encoding metal cation symporter ZIP14 isoform X2 encodes MSPCCRHGRTTASSIALLRSQRILVLAATLLLLCPVDPVAGQEEGPSRSPAQVLKDLLARYGDNSTITVPQLRSLLALLSQGQSGGKEGNVTPVATASTPPKANSSKCLPGDTLALYSMGEHSRLDGRGLQELCPSMLQQLDAGACRAHKEEEPSGDASPRPSDAEVWGFSFLSVTVINVFALTGVFMVPVMKTRHMKHVFTFFIALAIGTLYSNALLQLLPEAFGFDPMVNFYVSKSAVVFGGFYLFFFTEKILKMLLKQKHAGHGHSHYSSADGYSAEREAEEGEREKLQQNGEVSGHAVGKLDAGEGELMLHPSQTAQDAQSTDGGGRANRSGGGCYWLKGAAYSDIGTLAWMITLSDGLHNFIDGLAIGASFTASVFQGISTSVAILCEEFPHELGDFVILLNAGMSIQQALFFNFLSACCCYLGMGFGILAGNSFSPNWIFALAGGMFLYIALADMFPEMNEVSREEEDAGGSSFLLTFAIQNGGLLTGFAIMLLLTTYSGQIKLA; translated from the exons ATGTCGCCCTGCTGCCGTCATGGCCGCACCACTGCCTCCAGCATCGCCCTCCTCCGCTCTCAGCGCATACTGGTGCTTGCCGCGACCCTGCTGCTGCTCTGCCCCGTGGACCCGGTAGCCGGTCAGGAGGAGGGTCCGAGCCGGTCTCCTGCCCAGGTGCTGAAGGACCTGTTGGCCCGCTATGGAGACAACAGCACCATCACGGTGCCCCAGCTGCGCTCCCTGCTGGCTCTTCTCAGCCAGGGGCAAAGTGGCGGCAAAGAGGGCAACGTGACACCTGTAGCCACGGCGAGCACACCCCCAAAGGCTAACAGCTCCAAG TGCTTGCCTGGGGACACGCTGGCCCTCTACAGCATGGGTGAGCATTCTCGCCTGGATGGGCGGGGCTTGCAGGAGTTGTGCCCCAGCATGCTGCAGCAGCTGGACGCTGGCGCCTGCCGGGCCCACAAGGAGGAGGAGCCGAGCGGCGATGCCTCGCCCAGGCCGTCTGATGCTGAAG TGTGGGGCTTTTCTTTCCTAAGCGTGACTGTGATCAATGTCTTCGCCCTCACCGGAGTCTTCATGGTGCCCGTGATGAAGACGCGCCACATGAAACACGTCTTCACCTTCTTCATCGCTCTGGCCATCGGCACGCTGTACTCCAACGCCCTGCTGCAGCTCCTGCCAGAG GCCTTTGGCTTTGACCCCATGGTGAACTTCTACGTGTCCAAGTCTGCCGTGGTGTTCGGAGGCTTCTACCTCTTCTTCTTCACTGAGAAGATCCTCAAAATGCTCCTCAAGCAGAAGCACGCG GGTCACGGCCACAGTCATTACTCGAGCGCAGACGGCTACTCTGCGGAACGTGAGGCGGAGGAGGGCGAGAGGGAGAAGCTTCAGCAGAACGGCGAGGTCAGCGGTCACGCCGTGGGCAAGCTGGACGCGGGCGAGGGCGAGCTCATGCTCCACCCCTCACAGACGGCGCAG GACGCTCAGAGCACAGACGGTGGGGGGCGGGCCAACAGGAGCGGCGGCGGCTGCTATTGGCTGAAGGGGGCGGCCTACTCTGACATCGGCACGCTGGCCTGGATGATCACGCTGAGCGACGGCCTGCACAACTTCATCGACGGCCTGGCCATCGGCGCCTCCTTCACCGCCTCCGTCTTTCAGGGCATCAGCACGTCGGTGGCCATCTTGTGCGAGGAGTTCCCCCACGAGCTGG GCGACTTTGTCATCCTGCTCAACGCCGGCATGAGCATCCAGCAGGCGCTCTTCTtcaacttcctgtccgcctgctgCTGCTACCTGGGCATGGGCTTTGGCATCCTGGCCGGGAACAGCTTCTCCCCGAACTGGATCTTTGCCCTGGCAGGGGGGATGTTCCTTTACATCGCTCTGGCCGACATG TTCCCAGAGATGAACGAGGTGAGTCGCGAGGAAGAGGACGCAGGCGGCAGCAGCTTCCTCCTCACCTTCGCCATCCAGAACGGCGGCCTGCTGACGGGCTTCGCCATCATGCTGCTCCTCACCACCTACTCGGGACAGATCAAGCTGGCTTAG
- the slc39a14 gene encoding metal cation symporter ZIP14 isoform X1, with the protein MSPCCRHGRTTASSIALLRSQRILVLAATLLLLCPVDPVAGQEEGPSRSPAQVLKDLLARYGDNSTITVPQLRSLLALLSQGQSGGKEGNVTPVATASTPPKANSSKCLPGDTLALYSMGEHSRLDGRGLQELCPSMLQQLDAGACRAHKEEEPSGDASPRPSDAEVWGYGILCVTLISLCSLVGASVVPFMKKTFYKRLLLYFIALAIGTLYSNALFQLIPEAFGFDPMVNFYVSKSAVVFGGFYLFFFTEKILKMLLKQKHAGHGHSHYSSADGYSAEREAEEGEREKLQQNGEVSGHAVGKLDAGEGELMLHPSQTAQDAQSTDGGGRANRSGGGCYWLKGAAYSDIGTLAWMITLSDGLHNFIDGLAIGASFTASVFQGISTSVAILCEEFPHELGDFVILLNAGMSIQQALFFNFLSACCCYLGMGFGILAGNSFSPNWIFALAGGMFLYIALADMFPEMNEVSREEEDAGGSSFLLTFAIQNGGLLTGFAIMLLLTTYSGQIKLA; encoded by the exons ATGTCGCCCTGCTGCCGTCATGGCCGCACCACTGCCTCCAGCATCGCCCTCCTCCGCTCTCAGCGCATACTGGTGCTTGCCGCGACCCTGCTGCTGCTCTGCCCCGTGGACCCGGTAGCCGGTCAGGAGGAGGGTCCGAGCCGGTCTCCTGCCCAGGTGCTGAAGGACCTGTTGGCCCGCTATGGAGACAACAGCACCATCACGGTGCCCCAGCTGCGCTCCCTGCTGGCTCTTCTCAGCCAGGGGCAAAGTGGCGGCAAAGAGGGCAACGTGACACCTGTAGCCACGGCGAGCACACCCCCAAAGGCTAACAGCTCCAAG TGCTTGCCTGGGGACACGCTGGCCCTCTACAGCATGGGTGAGCATTCTCGCCTGGATGGGCGGGGCTTGCAGGAGTTGTGCCCCAGCATGCTGCAGCAGCTGGACGCTGGCGCCTGCCGGGCCCACAAGGAGGAGGAGCCGAGCGGCGATGCCTCGCCCAGGCCGTCTGATGCTGAAG TGTGGGGCTATGGCATCCTGTGCGTGACGCTCATCTCGCTGTGCTCGCTGGTGGGGGCCAGCGTGGTGCCCTTCATGAAGAAAACCTTTTACAAGCGACTGCTGCTCTACTTCATAGCGCTGGCCATCGGCACACTCTACTCCAACGCCCTGTTTCAGCTCATCCCAGAG GCCTTTGGCTTTGACCCCATGGTGAACTTCTACGTGTCCAAGTCTGCCGTGGTGTTCGGAGGCTTCTACCTCTTCTTCTTCACTGAGAAGATCCTCAAAATGCTCCTCAAGCAGAAGCACGCG GGTCACGGCCACAGTCATTACTCGAGCGCAGACGGCTACTCTGCGGAACGTGAGGCGGAGGAGGGCGAGAGGGAGAAGCTTCAGCAGAACGGCGAGGTCAGCGGTCACGCCGTGGGCAAGCTGGACGCGGGCGAGGGCGAGCTCATGCTCCACCCCTCACAGACGGCGCAG GACGCTCAGAGCACAGACGGTGGGGGGCGGGCCAACAGGAGCGGCGGCGGCTGCTATTGGCTGAAGGGGGCGGCCTACTCTGACATCGGCACGCTGGCCTGGATGATCACGCTGAGCGACGGCCTGCACAACTTCATCGACGGCCTGGCCATCGGCGCCTCCTTCACCGCCTCCGTCTTTCAGGGCATCAGCACGTCGGTGGCCATCTTGTGCGAGGAGTTCCCCCACGAGCTGG GCGACTTTGTCATCCTGCTCAACGCCGGCATGAGCATCCAGCAGGCGCTCTTCTtcaacttcctgtccgcctgctgCTGCTACCTGGGCATGGGCTTTGGCATCCTGGCCGGGAACAGCTTCTCCCCGAACTGGATCTTTGCCCTGGCAGGGGGGATGTTCCTTTACATCGCTCTGGCCGACATG TTCCCAGAGATGAACGAGGTGAGTCGCGAGGAAGAGGACGCAGGCGGCAGCAGCTTCCTCCTCACCTTCGCCATCCAGAACGGCGGCCTGCTGACGGGCTTCGCCATCATGCTGCTCCTCACCACCTACTCGGGACAGATCAAGCTGGCTTAG